A window of Gemmatimonadaceae bacterium genomic DNA:
CGTAGCCGGCGGATTCCAGCACGGCGCGGATCGCCTCGGCCTGTGTGCGACTGTCCTCAACGACGAGGATGTGCGCGACCATCGCTCTCCCCTGTTTCCGTGGTGAGTTGCATGAGGCGAGCCCCGATCTCGTCCACCGACAGCACGGCGTCCACCATGCCGCTCTTTGCCGCCTGGCCCGGCATGCCAAAGACCACCGACGACGCCTCATCCTGCGCCAGGACGAGTCCGCCCGCGGCCTTCACGGCCCGCAAGCCCT
This region includes:
- a CDS encoding chemotaxis protein CheB; this encodes GLRAVKAAGGLVLAQDEASSVVFGMPGQAAKSGMVDAVLSVDEIGARLMQLTTETGESDGRAHPRR